The Carassius carassius chromosome 32, fCarCar2.1, whole genome shotgun sequence DNA window ttaaacatactttgaatacttttttttatataacatacTGACAAAATAAATTTGTCTTTACATGTTATCATATAAGAATCCAATTAGTAAATTAATATTCAATTAAATTGTATGTTTTATGCTTTTGATTCACCAACCAAGCTCATAAAAGTGATTTATGTGTCAATAGTTTAAACGGGTCACTGTACGTTTCCTGCTGCAGAATCAGCTGTGATAGTACAACACTACTGAATAATAGTGCAGGAAATTgacaatgtacagtattttagttCCATGATCATCAGTGGAAgaatacattcttaaaaaaaaaaaacttttttactgaaTAACTCACTTGCCAGCTATAATTAAGAaagaatgaatagaaagttaccATAGCAAACTAGGAGAGGTTGAAATTCATAGTATCATAAATCAAGTTTGAATCACATACCTACAAAGACCCAGTTTGCGTGAAATCCTCTACGTGTGACACTGCTGTCACTGTAGAAAAACACAGTCAGATCATTGCTGCTGGATTTGAAAGACTGGTTCCTGTACTCCCGTATTTCTCCCAGTAAGGGGTGGAGGGTTGAAGGACCATCATATACTTTGATGTAATCACAGCATGTTTCCAAACTATTAAGCACAGAGCAGAGATAATCCATATTGTCCACATTAATATTATGTAGCAatgttttcttacaaaaaaaaaaaaatccattagacATTTCAAATAGTGCCCTACACAACATCGGTGAAGGTCAGTGACACTGTCATGTTCCCTGTGCTATGAATGGTCCATGTGCAATATGAGTTATCAGGGTAGTTATTAGGGTACCGGGGACTGGACAAGTCACTCATCCAGTCTGTCATATAGCCACCACATGATTCTGCACATAGAGATGGAAGATGGAAAACAGATTAAAAAGCCTGTCACAACTGTAATAATGAGAGAAGGACTACATAATTTGGCACAGCACAGTGGGAGAGTTTGAAATTCATAAACTCTTTTAAACACATACCTACAAAGAGCCAGGTTGCATAAAATCCTCCACGTGTTACACTGTGATCACTGTAGAAAAACACAGTCAGATCATTGCTGCTGGAATTGAAAGACTGGTTCCTGTACTCCCGTATTTCTCCCAGAAATGGATGGAGGGTAGAAGGACCATCATATACTTTGATGTAATCACAGCATGTTTCCAAACTAGAAATCAGAGGGAAGAAAGATGTGCAAATGTATGCTTTTTCAATcatatatttcattcaaaaatatttaaatacatacattatttacaaaatacTTCACAAAAAGTGTTAGCAAATTTTACTTGCTTGAATGTAACGATTTCAGTATTTTGTTGTATTCAGCAATTCAAAATACTTTCCTTTGACTGTGTAAATAATCTAGAGACAAAAAAGCATAATGAAAGTGTCGTACTCAACGTCAGTGAAGATCAGTGACACAGTTGCGTTCCTTGTGCTGTGAATGGTCCAGGTGCATTGTGCGTTATTAGGGTAGTTATTAGGGTATCGGGGACTGTGTAATACACCCCTCCAATCTGTCATATTGCCACCACATGGTTCTTCAAACATGGAAAATGAGAATGTagcataataaaataatcatattttgaaTTGTCCAGtaagaatttttgtttttaactcaatTTTGCTTAATATTCTTTTTgtaggatttgttttaaaataagttaatactGGCTATTAGCAGACAGGAATGcaataacacatttttttctttcttccattgcTAGCTAATAATATTCTCTAATGAATCTGAAGACTGAATAACtagtatttaaaaagtatttgttATATACTCAAGTTTAATTCTCCTCCCAGAAGACAGATGtacggatggatagatagacagacagttaCACAATACCTGAAAAACCTTCAGTGAAATGAAGCCAATTatctataaaaacaaaataaatacatcatgCAAACGTTTCAACATTATATAAAAGTATGCATAAAACAGCCATGTTTTACATTATGATGTTAACTGATGTTTACCTGTTGTCCATGACCCAATGGTATGTGCTGTAACATgacataaagaaataacatttcttGTTTTTTCTGTACAGTATGTGCAATGTATTAAATGTTATGATTATAGAATCAGCactataagaaattatatttaatttgagcAAGAAATATGATGTTGAAGCCAGCAGCTGTTTTTCATATATTGTACAAGCAGTACAATATAGGCTACAGTCTACAATGAATAATAATCTTACCTTGAAAGGCAGTTAGAAGCAGACAGAAAAGGAGAGTCAGACCTTCCATCTTTCTCTTCTGATCAAGTTTGTCTTTCAACCATCATTTATATACTCGAAACCACAAGAAGGATTTCTGTATGACATTAATATCCTGGAGCATCTGATCGAAAAATATTAATAGAGCACCATAATCGTGGAAAAGACACAGCTGAATATTAAGCAACTTTTATAACTCTTGATTCTGTATTGATTTATGGATACTTCTGTTGACACAAAGTTTGAGATTATGTTAAAGATATCATACACTATTGAAAGAGAACTTAACTGAGCTGGACAATGACATCCCTGAATCAGTGATGAACTGTTTTTAACTGAAAAATCGACTGTTACTGTTGTCCTCTTTTTAAAGCTGCATTATGGCAAAATTGAATAttgtttgcattattgacacactatctTCCTGTTTAACAATGTAAAGCTGATTTGAGATAATATGTATCTTGtatctgtgacgactgggtgaatgaaggactggaaacaatagcgagtttaacaatttaataaaagtaaataaacaaacaggagtaCAAAGACGATGCtgagaagacgacaatccaagatggcggtgagGTGTTGAGGAATCCGGGtgatgacggtgagaaggcagcaggagaggatggcacaggaactgcggggaatagagccgaaggtaagtctttgttgcttagtgaaagtgcggagagtggatgaggttccttggaaaacacggacatccaaacgcatgcaacactgaagccaacagacagaggaagcgacattaaacaacgttctcacaaacacaagacgtgagacaagccaatatatagggagtgtgtaatgagtgacagctgctgttgatgacaattaacggagacgcccgcAAACTAATCAGTGCCGACGCGAagcacacagacttcaccacaaagtgcaaaaacccagagatcacggtttaccaaccgtgacagtacccccccccctctaagaactcctcttggagttcccagaagggcctacctggtgattgtagtcatcaataagggagtgatccaatatgtccctagcaggtacccaactcctctcctccggaccgtaaccttcccagtccaccaggtactggaatcctcgtcccctccatcttgagtccagaatacgatttaccgaataagtcggttccccatctacgagacgcggcggcgggggaaccggagtaggcggattaatacgtgcgtaaaacacgggtttaattttggacacatgaaaggcgggtctattctcctgtacgctgggggtagtttgaggcggactgtcaccggactaatgattttggtgatagt harbors:
- the LOC132113373 gene encoding deleted in malignant brain tumors 1 protein-like; translated protein: MTDWMSDLSSPRYPNNYPDNSYCTWTIHSTGNMTVSLTFTDVVLETCCDYIKVYDGPSTLHPLLGEIREYRNQSFKSSSNDLTVFFYSDSSVTRRGFHANWVFVEAPSDDPCYSYTVLDEPWRATDYQNDSVLMCDRNVNWFGWYRLFIHGQSAQMPNMCIDEYKCGTHAPLWLNGQHPKAKDGVVTRGNHIYM